Part of the Neisseria brasiliensis genome is shown below.
CTGTCTAATCATGCGGCTAGATACACCTTTCAAGCTGTTCACCAGTTTTGAAATAGACACTTTGGGCGGATAGTTCACAAGTAAATGAACATGGTCATCTTCGCCGTCAAATTCCACCAGTTGCGCTTCAAAATCGGTGCAGACGCTCTCAAAAATACCGCGCATATCGTCCAAAATTTCTTTTGTGAACACTTTTCGGCGATATTTTGCGACAAATACCAAATGTACATGAAGATTAAAAACAACGTGCCGACCACGTCTTAAATCAGTTTCTTTTTCCATAGACCAAGTGTAAAATTGCTAAAAATTCC
Proteins encoded:
- the tnpA gene encoding IS200/IS605 family transposase, translating into MEKETDLRRGRHVVFNLHVHLVFVAKYRRKVFTKEILDDMRGIFESVCTDFEAQLVEFDGEDDHVHLLVNYPPKVSISKLVNSLKGVSSRMIRQKNYPSIKQKLWGGALWSPSYFAGSCGGAPITIIRQYIEQQKTPD